A region from the Halosolutus gelatinilyticus genome encodes:
- the gatE gene encoding Glu-tRNA(Gln) amidotransferase subunit GatE — protein MSATEYDYDELGLVAGLEIHQQLDTVTKLFCNCPTELREPEASTRRFARYLHPTRSELGEIDQAALEESKVDREFEYLAYDTTCLVEEDDEPPHRLDDDALETALEIAQLMNMSPVDQAHVMRKIVVDGSNTSGFQRSTLIATGGEIETSDGAVGIEDLMLEEESAQRVAETEDGVRYSLDRLGIPLVEIGTSPDISTPEQALEAAERIGMLLRSTGKVKRGLGTIRQDVNVSIADGARVEIKGVQSLDDIDDIVRNEVARQVELVDIAEELADRDASIGETRDVTAVFDETDSGVIRGALDSGGAVVAVPLYGFDGLVGREIAPDRRLGTEFSDHAKRHGAGGIFHTDELPAYGVTEDEVAGLRDAVGAGPEDAVAIVADDATTAETAIEAVADRATTAIEGVPEETRGANDDGTTRYLRPLPGAARMYPETDVPPVEPDPSDVPEPELLTEKVERYQDEYDLDAGLAEQVAYGKRMPLFERLVADGVDPTLAATTLESTLTELSRDDVPVENLTDDRLVDVFAMAEGGDLAREGIPDLLTALATDPDRSAEAAAEDAGLGSAGEDEVRETVVEVVERNEAQVEEEGMQAFSGLMGECMGALRGKADGDLVSRLLREEIQKRA, from the coding sequence ATGAGTGCCACCGAGTACGACTACGACGAGCTCGGACTCGTCGCCGGGCTGGAGATCCACCAGCAACTGGACACGGTGACGAAGCTGTTCTGTAACTGTCCGACCGAACTGCGAGAGCCCGAGGCGTCGACGCGCCGGTTCGCGCGCTACCTCCACCCGACCCGAAGCGAGCTCGGCGAGATCGATCAAGCCGCCCTCGAGGAGAGCAAGGTCGATCGGGAGTTCGAGTACCTCGCGTACGATACCACCTGCCTCGTCGAGGAGGACGACGAGCCGCCGCATCGACTGGACGACGACGCCCTCGAGACGGCCCTCGAGATCGCCCAGTTGATGAACATGTCCCCCGTCGACCAGGCGCACGTCATGCGGAAGATCGTCGTCGACGGGTCGAACACCTCGGGCTTCCAGCGATCGACGCTGATCGCCACCGGCGGCGAGATCGAGACGAGCGACGGTGCGGTGGGCATCGAGGACCTCATGCTGGAAGAGGAGAGCGCGCAGCGCGTCGCCGAGACCGAGGACGGCGTCCGGTACAGCCTCGATCGCCTCGGGATTCCGCTGGTCGAGATCGGAACGAGTCCGGACATCTCCACGCCCGAACAGGCCCTCGAAGCCGCCGAACGGATCGGCATGCTGCTGCGCTCGACGGGCAAGGTCAAGCGCGGCCTCGGGACGATCCGACAGGACGTCAACGTCTCGATCGCCGACGGTGCCCGCGTCGAGATCAAGGGCGTCCAGAGCCTCGACGACATCGACGACATCGTCCGCAACGAGGTCGCCCGTCAGGTCGAACTGGTCGACATCGCCGAGGAGTTGGCCGATCGCGACGCGTCGATCGGCGAGACGCGGGACGTGACCGCGGTGTTCGACGAGACGGACAGTGGCGTTATCCGGGGTGCGCTCGATTCCGGCGGAGCGGTGGTGGCCGTCCCGCTCTACGGCTTCGACGGCCTCGTCGGCCGGGAGATCGCCCCCGATCGCCGCCTCGGCACCGAGTTCTCCGATCACGCGAAGCGCCACGGCGCGGGCGGCATCTTCCACACGGACGAACTCCCGGCCTACGGCGTAACGGAAGACGAGGTGGCGGGCCTTCGGGATGCAGTGGGGGCCGGTCCCGAGGACGCGGTTGCGATCGTCGCCGACGACGCGACCACGGCGGAAACGGCGATCGAAGCCGTCGCCGACCGGGCGACGACCGCGATCGAAGGCGTCCCCGAGGAGACCCGCGGCGCGAACGACGACGGGACGACCCGCTACCTCCGGCCGCTGCCCGGCGCAGCGCGGATGTACCCCGAGACGGACGTGCCGCCGGTCGAACCGGACCCGAGCGACGTCCCCGAACCCGAACTCCTGACCGAGAAGGTCGAGCGCTATCAGGACGAGTACGATCTCGACGCGGGACTCGCGGAGCAGGTCGCCTACGGCAAGCGGATGCCGCTGTTCGAGCGCCTCGTCGCCGACGGCGTCGATCCCACGCTGGCCGCGACTACGCTCGAATCCACGCTGACCGAACTCAGCCGGGACGACGTCCCCGTCGAAAACCTGACCGACGACCGCCTCGTGGACGTCTTCGCCATGGCCGAGGGCGGCGATCTCGCCAGAGAGGGGATTCCGGACCTGTTGACCGCGCTGGCGACCGATCCCGATCGATCGGCGGAAGCGGCCGCGGAGGACGCGGGCCTCGGATCCGCCGGCGAGGACGAGGTGCGCGAGACGGTCGTCGAAGTCGTCGAACGGAACGAGGCGCAGGTCGAAGAAGAGGGGATGCAGGCGTTCTCGGGGCTCATGGGCGAGTGCATGGGTGCTCTCCGCGGGAAAGCGGACGGCGACCTCGTGAGTCGACTCCTTCGCGAAGAGATTCAGAAGCGCGCCTGA
- a CDS encoding Cdc6/Cdc18 family protein, whose product MSVNDDRDPLFRYDDPVFADERLLEITHLPGPDRIVGRDEQMQRVADALNPAIFGSEPNHLFIFGKTGTGKSLISRSVTKRVISEAERDDIRVKYAFIDCGEQNTEASIVKTIAQLVNEPDRSGITVPDRGLGTGDYYKRLWEAVDNCTDVTIVILDEIDMLEDDEVLRKLSRAGENRRISNSSIGIIGISNKIDFPDHLSERVKSSLSRDELVFSPYDANQLVEILEKRRDAFHDGVLSEDVIPLTAALAAQEHGDARKAIDILRNAGRIAKKRNETRVTAEHVRDAKEKTEADRFNELIEGSPQQAKAILYSLTLLTENSSEKEFPTKIIYNQYKEIARRLDFDVLSERRVQEILQEQNFLNVIQSEREGRGRGRGAHAKHRLLENPSIVKKVLLRDSRLAVLEDDG is encoded by the coding sequence ATGTCCGTGAACGACGATCGTGATCCACTCTTTCGGTACGACGATCCGGTGTTTGCCGACGAGCGGTTGCTCGAGATCACGCACCTCCCCGGCCCGGACCGGATCGTCGGACGCGACGAGCAGATGCAGCGGGTAGCGGACGCCCTGAACCCGGCTATCTTCGGGAGCGAGCCCAACCACCTGTTCATCTTCGGGAAAACCGGCACCGGAAAGTCGCTCATCTCGCGGTCGGTCACCAAGCGCGTGATCTCCGAGGCCGAGCGCGACGACATCCGGGTGAAGTACGCGTTCATCGACTGCGGCGAACAGAACACCGAGGCGTCGATCGTCAAGACGATCGCCCAGCTCGTCAACGAACCCGACAGGAGCGGGATCACCGTCCCCGATCGGGGGCTGGGTACCGGCGACTACTACAAACGGCTCTGGGAGGCCGTCGACAACTGCACCGACGTGACCATCGTCATCCTGGACGAGATCGACATGCTCGAGGACGACGAGGTGCTCCGAAAGCTCTCCCGGGCGGGCGAGAACCGCCGGATCTCGAACTCGAGCATCGGAATCATCGGCATCTCGAACAAGATCGACTTTCCGGATCACCTCTCCGAACGGGTCAAGTCCAGCCTCTCGCGGGATGAACTCGTCTTCTCCCCCTACGACGCGAACCAGCTCGTCGAGATCCTCGAAAAACGCCGCGACGCGTTCCACGACGGGGTGCTGTCGGAGGACGTGATCCCGCTCACGGCCGCCCTCGCCGCCCAGGAACACGGTGACGCACGGAAGGCGATCGACATTCTCCGGAACGCCGGCCGGATCGCCAAGAAACGAAACGAGACGCGCGTCACCGCGGAGCACGTCCGCGACGCGAAGGAGAAGACGGAGGCCGATCGATTCAACGAGTTGATCGAGGGCTCGCCGCAGCAGGCTAAGGCCATCCTGTACTCGCTGACCCTGCTGACGGAGAACAGCTCCGAGAAGGAGTTCCCGACGAAGATCATCTACAACCAGTACAAGGAGATCGCCCGCCGGCTCGATTTTGACGTGCTCTCGGAGCGGCGCGTCCAGGAGATCCTCCAGGAGCAGAACTTCCTCAACGTGATTCAGTCCGAGCGCGAGGGACGCGGGCGCGGGCGCGGCGCTCACGCGAAACACCGACTGCTCGAGAACCCGTCGATCGTCAAGAAAGTGCTCCTGCGAGACTCGCGGCTGGCGGTGCTCGAAGACGACGGCTGA
- the folP gene encoding dihydropteroate synthase: protein MNSVDAAGLGIGDEYPPRIMGVLNVSEESPYDPSVYDDPGEAAQYVDEELIGEGADIVDVGLESANKRFDVLSAEEELDRLHVALETIESVSGDAVFSIETRYAEVAEAALDGGFDMVNDICGFADPEMPRVCEEYDVAVTKMASPPDLERPGAVEETPWAERKSEEWAVRADYVDRVYEALKQNGITDKTIVDPAFGGWSEAQTLADDRETFRRLREFRALGQPMLVSINRKNFLGAIAGRETEERLPVSLAATSMAVERGAHVIRTHDVAETRDAALIGEAFTDRRSVRTDSLSVADVNVRSNRELRRYLAERGIDPATADDWRSRVLEIEGLDPVAGRRLASIATESGVDERRVDADRVVLSGSTTTLSDVSTRLDGEDDGLDRIRVILAEILQ, encoded by the coding sequence ATGAACAGCGTCGACGCCGCCGGACTGGGGATCGGCGACGAGTACCCGCCCCGGATCATGGGCGTGTTGAACGTCAGCGAGGAGTCCCCGTACGATCCGAGCGTCTACGACGATCCCGGGGAGGCGGCGCAGTACGTCGACGAGGAACTGATCGGCGAGGGCGCCGACATCGTCGACGTCGGGCTCGAATCCGCGAACAAGCGCTTCGACGTGCTCTCGGCCGAGGAAGAACTCGACCGGCTCCACGTCGCGCTCGAGACGATCGAGAGCGTCTCCGGCGATGCGGTCTTCTCGATCGAGACGCGCTACGCCGAGGTCGCTGAAGCGGCTCTGGACGGGGGATTCGACATGGTCAACGATATCTGCGGCTTCGCCGATCCCGAGATGCCCCGCGTCTGCGAGGAGTACGACGTCGCCGTCACGAAGATGGCCAGTCCGCCGGATCTCGAACGACCCGGTGCGGTCGAGGAGACGCCCTGGGCCGAACGGAAGTCCGAGGAGTGGGCTGTGCGGGCCGACTACGTCGATCGGGTGTACGAGGCGTTGAAACAGAACGGCATCACCGACAAAACGATCGTCGACCCGGCGTTCGGCGGCTGGAGCGAGGCCCAGACGCTCGCCGATGACCGCGAGACTTTCCGCCGATTACGGGAGTTCCGCGCGCTCGGCCAGCCGATGCTCGTCTCGATCAACCGGAAGAACTTCCTCGGCGCGATCGCCGGCCGCGAAACCGAGGAGCGACTGCCGGTCAGCCTGGCCGCCACGTCGATGGCCGTCGAGCGCGGCGCGCACGTGATCCGAACCCACGACGTGGCCGAAACGCGGGACGCGGCGCTGATCGGCGAGGCGTTTACCGACCGGCGGTCCGTCAGAACCGACTCGCTCTCCGTCGCCGACGTGAACGTCCGATCGAATCGGGAACTTCGGCGGTACCTCGCCGAGCGGGGGATCGACCCGGCGACGGCTGACGACTGGCGGTCCCGCGTGCTCGAGATCGAGGGACTCGACCCGGTGGCCGGCCGCCGTCTGGCGTCGATCGCGACCGAGTCAGGGGTCGACGAGCGCCGCGTGGACGCCGATCGCGTCGTCCTGTCGGGGTCGACGACGACGCTATCGGACGTCTCGACGCGTCTGGACGGCGAAGACGACGGTCTCGATCGGATACGCGTCATACTCGCTGAAATACTACAGTAA
- a CDS encoding RNA methyltransferase → MSSESVDSNGPDRTPPAVAVVDAQTPGNVGTIARAMKNFGFEELLLVDPPELDPDGEAYGFAGHAREDVLPNATELTFDRLAEEYHTIGCTAVTNEDDRNHVRFPYSTPADLAVRLPTVEAPTALVFGRERVGLTNEELARIDEICSIPAAAEYPVLNLGQAATVTLYELRSLALDADDTQLPDLERVRAPEPAIDRLYDQWGALLAELNHPAEKREKTMRMLRRVFGRADLTEREVNTLLGILRRATERPDKR, encoded by the coding sequence ATGAGCAGCGAATCCGTCGACTCGAACGGTCCCGATCGCACGCCGCCGGCAGTCGCCGTCGTCGACGCGCAGACGCCGGGAAACGTGGGAACGATCGCGAGGGCGATGAAGAACTTCGGATTCGAGGAGCTCCTGCTCGTGGACCCGCCGGAACTGGACCCCGACGGTGAGGCGTACGGCTTCGCGGGTCACGCGCGCGAGGACGTCCTTCCGAACGCGACGGAACTGACGTTCGATCGACTCGCCGAGGAGTACCACACGATCGGTTGTACGGCGGTAACGAACGAAGACGATCGCAATCACGTCCGGTTTCCGTACTCCACGCCCGCCGATCTCGCGGTGCGGTTACCGACGGTCGAGGCGCCGACGGCGCTCGTCTTCGGACGCGAACGCGTCGGGTTGACCAACGAGGAACTCGCCCGCATCGACGAGATCTGTTCGATTCCGGCCGCCGCCGAGTACCCCGTCCTCAACCTCGGTCAGGCGGCGACGGTGACGCTGTACGAACTGCGATCGCTCGCGCTGGACGCCGACGATACCCAGCTTCCGGACCTGGAGCGGGTCCGGGCGCCCGAACCGGCGATCGATCGGCTCTATGACCAGTGGGGTGCGCTGCTCGCGGAACTCAACCATCCAGCGGAAAAACGCGAGAAGACGATGCGGATGCTCCGGCGGGTCTTCGGTCGCGCTGACCTCACCGAACGCGAAGTGAACACGCTGCTCGGAATCTTGCGGCGAGCGACGGAGCGGCCGGACAAGCGGTAA
- a CDS encoding 6-hydroxymethylpterin diphosphokinase MptE-like protein — protein sequence MEFDEWEPVYEAIRRDFGYDRTGDERARDVLASVTGPFDLDRLSAIEDATVAIAGAGPSLDSERDLDRAAGADVVVAASTAADVLEDRGLGVDCLVTDLDKNPETVVRFTDRGTPVAVHAHGDNVPAVQAVVPDCDDAYVLPTTQVAPAGPVRNFGGFTDGDRAAFLADHLGADRLVFVGWDLDDPSVDPVKAQKLGWAERLLYWLETRRGDRFDLLDGCRDGIDASALPIE from the coding sequence ATGGAGTTCGACGAGTGGGAACCCGTGTACGAGGCGATCCGTCGCGACTTCGGCTACGACCGGACGGGCGACGAGCGCGCGCGGGACGTCCTCGCGTCCGTGACCGGCCCCTTCGACCTCGATCGGCTGTCGGCGATCGAGGACGCGACCGTCGCGATCGCGGGCGCGGGACCGTCGCTCGACTCCGAGCGCGATCTCGACCGCGCGGCCGGCGCGGACGTCGTCGTCGCAGCGTCGACGGCGGCGGACGTCCTCGAGGATCGCGGACTCGGGGTCGACTGTCTGGTGACGGACCTCGACAAGAACCCGGAGACGGTGGTGCGATTCACCGATCGCGGGACGCCGGTCGCGGTCCACGCCCACGGCGACAACGTCCCGGCCGTTCAGGCGGTCGTTCCCGACTGCGACGACGCATACGTCTTGCCGACGACGCAGGTCGCTCCCGCGGGGCCGGTTCGGAACTTCGGCGGGTTCACCGACGGGGATCGGGCCGCGTTCCTCGCGGATCACCTCGGAGCCGATCGGCTCGTCTTCGTCGGCTGGGACCTCGACGATCCGTCGGTCGACCCGGTCAAAGCCCAAAAACTGGGGTGGGCGGAGCGGCTCCTCTACTGGCTCGAGACGCGCCGCGGCGATCGGTTCGACCTGCTGGACGGGTGCCGCGACGGGATCGACGCGAGCGCGCTGCCGATCGAGTGA
- a CDS encoding ATP-binding cassette domain-containing protein, producing the protein MRPFDRSGHDDRRDRHNHSGDRDGDGRRGADHHRNTDRGDPIDPASVTVENCSLSFDDLRVLEELSLTVEPGEFVGVVGPNGAGKTTLLRTISGAIEPDAGAVTIGGVDVHEVSSKASSRLVAVVPQDTTLSFSFPVRDVVEMGRHPHRSRFSSPAPADRAAVERALERTRTTTLADRPIDEISGGQRQRVVLARAIAQETPVLVLDEPTASLDVNHQIETLELIRELVADGRTAIAAIHDLDLAARYCDRLALLSDSTISRVGRPSSVLTRDALADSFDANAVVTPNPITGAETVTALATGRVASSLPDRAHVLGSGAVAAAVLARLEAAGVETSLGPVSRGDAAAETARSLGATALTVDPFAPLSAADRTDAERLIEIADVTICTALEDQTGNVLDRVDGSVPLVVVKTGPFSERNDARDGSRAKRPRDALRERATETTPEAVLDAVADAAANGSQSSIEADDD; encoded by the coding sequence GTGAGACCGTTCGATCGATCCGGCCACGACGATCGCCGCGATCGGCACAATCACAGCGGAGATCGTGACGGCGACGGCCGCCGTGGCGCCGATCACCATCGCAACACCGATCGAGGCGATCCCATCGATCCGGCGTCGGTTACCGTCGAAAACTGTTCGCTGTCCTTCGACGACCTCCGGGTGCTGGAGGAGCTCTCGCTGACCGTCGAACCCGGCGAGTTCGTCGGCGTTGTCGGTCCCAACGGGGCGGGAAAGACGACGCTCCTGCGCACGATCAGCGGGGCGATCGAGCCCGACGCGGGGGCGGTGACGATCGGCGGCGTCGACGTCCACGAGGTCTCCTCGAAGGCTTCGAGCCGGCTGGTGGCGGTCGTCCCGCAGGACACGACGCTCTCGTTTTCGTTTCCCGTCCGCGACGTCGTCGAGATGGGGCGCCACCCGCACCGATCGCGGTTCTCGTCGCCCGCGCCCGCGGATCGCGCCGCGGTCGAGCGCGCGCTGGAGCGGACGCGCACGACGACCCTCGCGGATCGACCGATCGACGAGATCAGCGGCGGGCAGCGCCAGCGGGTCGTCCTGGCCCGCGCCATCGCACAGGAGACGCCGGTGCTGGTGCTCGACGAGCCGACGGCCAGCCTCGACGTCAACCACCAGATCGAGACCCTCGAGTTGATCCGAGAGCTGGTCGCCGACGGCCGAACCGCGATCGCGGCGATCCACGACCTGGATCTGGCCGCCCGCTACTGCGATCGGCTGGCGCTGCTCTCGGACAGCACGATCAGTCGGGTCGGGCGGCCGTCGTCGGTGCTCACGCGGGACGCTCTCGCCGACTCGTTCGACGCGAACGCCGTGGTGACGCCGAACCCGATCACCGGCGCTGAGACCGTGACCGCGCTCGCGACCGGCCGCGTCGCGTCGTCGCTGCCGGATCGAGCGCACGTGCTGGGATCGGGTGCCGTAGCGGCCGCGGTTCTCGCCCGCCTCGAAGCCGCGGGCGTCGAGACGTCCCTCGGCCCGGTGTCGCGCGGGGACGCGGCCGCCGAGACGGCCCGATCGCTCGGCGCCACCGCGCTCACGGTCGATCCGTTCGCGCCGCTCTCGGCCGCGGATCGGACCGACGCCGAACGGCTGATCGAAATCGCCGACGTGACGATCTGTACGGCCCTCGAAGATCAGACCGGGAACGTCCTCGATCGCGTCGACGGATCGGTCCCTCTCGTCGTGGTGAAGACGGGGCCGTTCTCCGAACGCAACGACGCGCGCGATGGGAGTCGCGCGAAGCGTCCGAGGGACGCGCTCCGCGAGCGGGCGACCGAGACGACGCCGGAGGCGGTACTCGACGCCGTCGCGGACGCGGCGGCGAACGGGTCGCAGTCGTCGATCGAGGCGGACGACGACTGA
- a CDS encoding TIGR04024 family LLM class F420-dependent oxidoreductase, with amino-acid sequence MTARSLHLPVAAQPSVDSLTALAQLGETCGYEYAWLPETWGRDAVTVLTDIARETDEIGLGPSIVNVYSRSPALLAQTATTLQEVADGRLRMGIAPSGPAVIEGWHGVDFDRPLRRTREYVEIMRTVMSGETVNYDGDIFSLAGFRLRCDPPDEPVPIDAAGMGPKSVELAGRFADGWHATVFTPEGLEDRLDDLRRGMELGDRDPDDVRVTLSLTGCALEDGDRARELARQHLAFYVGAMGTYYRESLSRQGYEEEANEIAARWASGDREAALAAISDDLLDDLGAAGAPERAREELRAFESVDGVDDVAIGFPRGATREEIESTIEAFAPET; translated from the coding sequence ATGACAGCCCGAAGCCTACACCTGCCGGTCGCTGCACAGCCGAGCGTCGATTCGCTCACCGCGCTCGCCCAACTCGGCGAAACGTGCGGTTACGAGTACGCCTGGCTCCCCGAAACGTGGGGTCGCGACGCCGTGACCGTCCTCACCGATATCGCCCGCGAGACCGACGAAATCGGCCTCGGGCCGAGCATCGTCAACGTCTACTCGCGATCGCCGGCGCTGCTCGCCCAGACCGCGACCACCCTCCAGGAGGTCGCCGACGGACGCCTGCGGATGGGCATCGCGCCCAGCGGTCCCGCCGTTATCGAGGGCTGGCACGGCGTCGACTTCGATCGGCCGCTCCGGCGGACCCGCGAGTACGTGGAGATCATGCGGACCGTCATGAGCGGCGAGACGGTGAACTACGACGGCGACATCTTCTCGCTGGCCGGCTTCCGCCTGCGCTGCGATCCGCCCGATGAGCCCGTTCCGATCGACGCTGCGGGCATGGGTCCGAAGTCGGTCGAACTCGCCGGTCGGTTCGCAGACGGCTGGCACGCCACCGTCTTCACGCCCGAGGGGCTCGAGGACCGACTCGACGACCTGCGCCGCGGGATGGAACTCGGCGATCGCGACCCCGATGATGTCCGGGTAACGCTCTCGCTGACCGGTTGCGCCCTGGAAGACGGCGATCGGGCCCGGGAACTCGCCCGACAGCACCTCGCCTTCTACGTCGGGGCGATGGGCACCTACTACCGCGAATCGCTCTCCCGGCAGGGCTACGAGGAAGAAGCCAACGAGATCGCCGCGAGGTGGGCCAGCGGCGACCGAGAGGCCGCGCTGGCCGCTATTTCGGACGACCTGCTCGACGATCTCGGCGCCGCCGGGGCCCCCGAACGCGCCCGCGAGGAACTGCGCGCGTTCGAGTCCGTCGACGGCGTCGACGACGTCGCGATCGGGTTTCCGCGCGGCGCGACGCGGGAAGAGATCGAGTCGACGATCGAAGCGTTCGCACCCGAGACCTGA
- the btuC gene encoding vitamin B12 ABC transporter permease BtuC has protein sequence MSDRGRIVSWSLALTGVLVCVVVASAALGPVRIDPVTVSKAILNLARIGTYDVSTPHQTIVADIRLPRIALAATVGFALATAGTVMQGFFRNPLADPSIIGVSSGAAAGAVAAIAFPAIVPFGSLHLAAFVGAIVTAFLVYGIATDGGRTPVATLLLAGVAMQAFLGALISYMLVHSGDSLRRAVVWMMGHLSNTTWSDVGFALPVTIVGTVVLGAYARDLNVLLLGEEDAYHLGAEVERTKFVLLALATLVTAAGVAVAGVIGFVGLVVPHVMRLLVGPDHRILLPTSALAGASFLVLADTIARAGPAEVPVGIVTAFVGAPFFLFLLVRREVHSV, from the coding sequence GTGTCAGACCGAGGTCGCATCGTCTCGTGGTCGCTCGCGCTGACGGGAGTGCTCGTCTGCGTCGTCGTCGCGAGTGCCGCGCTCGGCCCGGTCAGAATCGATCCGGTGACGGTCTCGAAGGCGATCCTGAACCTGGCCAGGATCGGCACCTACGACGTGTCGACGCCCCACCAGACGATCGTCGCGGACATTCGCCTCCCGCGGATCGCGCTCGCGGCGACGGTCGGCTTCGCCCTCGCGACCGCCGGCACCGTCATGCAGGGGTTCTTCCGGAATCCGCTCGCCGATCCGTCGATCATCGGCGTCTCGTCGGGCGCCGCGGCTGGCGCCGTCGCGGCGATCGCGTTCCCCGCGATCGTCCCGTTCGGAAGTCTCCACCTCGCCGCGTTCGTCGGCGCGATCGTGACGGCGTTTCTCGTCTACGGGATCGCGACCGACGGCGGGCGCACGCCGGTGGCGACGCTGTTGCTCGCCGGTGTCGCCATGCAGGCATTCCTGGGCGCGCTCATCTCGTACATGCTCGTCCACAGCGGCGACAGCCTCCGACGAGCCGTCGTCTGGATGATGGGCCACCTCAGCAATACCACCTGGAGCGACGTCGGCTTCGCGCTTCCGGTCACGATCGTCGGCACGGTCGTCCTCGGGGCGTACGCGCGCGACCTGAACGTCCTCCTGCTCGGCGAGGAGGACGCCTACCACCTCGGGGCGGAGGTCGAACGCACCAAGTTCGTCCTGCTCGCGCTCGCGACCCTCGTCACCGCCGCGGGCGTCGCCGTCGCGGGCGTCATCGGCTTCGTCGGACTCGTCGTCCCGCACGTCATGCGGCTGCTCGTCGGCCCCGATCACCGGATCCTCCTGCCGACCAGCGCCCTCGCCGGGGCCTCGTTTCTCGTCCTCGCCGACACGATCGCCCGGGCCGGTCCCGCCGAGGTCCCGGTCGGCATCGTCACCGCGTTCGTCGGCGCGCCGTTCTTCCTCTTCCTGCTCGTCCGCCGGGAGGTGCATTCGGTGTGA
- a CDS encoding HTH domain-containing protein, with the protein MSPQSSDVTVVCHVRAPLLFEPIDSQVETLRACEMEGAVDDLLLRSWPKEVALDGTPHQEVLETYERFAEWADRRGVRIEPPFRKRTTTSQVTGETTELLVTPLLCLELYADDELVGVFPHSLGEETYTTDDAIAKLRTGELPRPLAPERPIEATDSDGCPDCGGSLVDGQGLFACGDCGWVGTLTEAGTYAPHPQGSKRDEVRRRLPVEGERAGPR; encoded by the coding sequence ATGAGCCCGCAATCGTCCGACGTGACCGTGGTCTGCCACGTGCGCGCGCCCTTGCTCTTCGAACCGATCGACAGCCAGGTCGAAACGCTTCGAGCGTGCGAGATGGAGGGGGCGGTCGACGATCTCCTGCTTCGCAGTTGGCCCAAGGAGGTTGCGCTCGATGGAACCCCGCACCAGGAGGTGCTCGAAACCTACGAGCGGTTCGCCGAGTGGGCCGATCGGCGGGGCGTGCGCATCGAACCGCCGTTCCGGAAGCGGACGACCACCTCGCAGGTTACCGGGGAGACGACCGAACTGCTCGTGACGCCGCTGCTGTGTCTGGAACTGTACGCAGACGACGAGCTGGTCGGCGTGTTTCCCCACTCGTTGGGCGAGGAGACCTACACGACCGACGACGCGATCGCGAAGCTTCGGACGGGGGAACTCCCCCGGCCGCTCGCGCCGGAGCGGCCGATCGAAGCGACGGATTCGGACGGCTGTCCGGATTGTGGCGGCTCGCTGGTCGACGGACAGGGCCTGTTCGCCTGCGGCGACTGCGGATGGGTCGGAACGCTCACCGAGGCGGGAACGTACGCGCCGCACCCACAGGGATCGAAACGGGACGAGGTGCGCCGGCGACTACCCGTCGAGGGCGAACGCGCCGGACCGCGGTAG